CAAGGGGGCAAGGGAGAGACTGGCAAATAAACATGGAGACAAGATTGACTAAACAGGGAGACGCTGAGGGAAGGACACAGATGAGAGAAAGGCATGAAAGGGACCAAATAAGAAATAAGACAGCCTAAACTAGAAATGCAGATAAACTCAAGAGCCGAagaaaactaaactagcaaacataAGTCACACAGAGAATAACACTAATCAATAAACAAGAACTCAAATAATccataaaaccaaaaacactgggCCAATGACCCAGGTACCCTGACAGAAAAATGCTCTTTCTCCAAACACCTTCTCTATGTAActttcaaaccccaaaacacactgccccaaaaactggtccaccccaaagGATTGGGTCCCCAGCCACAAACACAGTAATATAGTATATGCAGTTAAGTGCCAGGACGATTGCCATGATTAGTACATCagagaaaccaaacaacctctggttaAGTGGATGACACAACACAACTCATCgagccaggactctgcagtctatttgcAAATACAGAATGGTTGTCAACAGTCTGAATGCTTCTGAGTGGGAAAAGCTGGAGGTTTGGGACCTGATTGACTTACCTGGCACGTACCAGCGGGCAGGAGGTCATACAGGTGGTGCAAAGGGTCACCTGTGATGGCTCTGTGACAGGACAATCAGTTTAACAGCTTGGTGCTAAGGATGTCTGGGATTATGgcgttgaatgctgagctgtaatccaCGTAGCTCTTCTGTTTTCCAAAAGGGTCAAAGATCTGTGAAGGGAGATTGTAATGGCAGCTTCCATGGACTGATTTGCTCTGTAAACAAACTGGTATGTGTTGAGACGTTGAGGTATGATGTGATGTGCCAGACACTATCCGCACGAAAGACTTAATGAATACAGGCGTGAGGGCTTTAGGTCTGTAGTCACTGAAGCTTTCTGTTCCAGGCTTTTTGGGGATGGGAATGACAGTGGAGGCCCTCAGACAGGTTGGAATGGTGGCATTAGTCAGGGAGAGGCTGAACAGCTTGGTGAGGATCCCTGCCAGTTGGTCTGCACAGGCTTTACCGTTCTCCTGGGGTTGACAGACTCGCCGCATTGCTTGTGTTGTGGGTTTCCCGTGATGAGTTTTATATCACTTCTCAAACTGAGCAAAGATGTTGTTAAGCTTGCTGGCATGTGTGAGGCTGCTGTGGGGGGTTGGGGAACTCTGGTCTTTGAAGTTGGTGAAGGCTTGTATGTCTCTCCACACCTGGTGGGGCTTGTTGCCTCTTTCTGTAGGCCTCCGTGGCCTGTTTGATGCTGCTCTTCAGGTTTACTCAGGCAATACTGTGCAGAGAACTGTCTCTCAGCCTGAAGGCTGAATTATGAGTTTTGATCAGAGCCTGTACTTCACTCATCATCCAAGGCTTCCATTTTGGAAAAACCTGGATGGATTTGCTTACTGTTACATTCTCTACACAGCACTTAGTGTAGAAAACAGCAGACTGAGTGAAGGTCTCCAGGCACTGCTGTTCCAAGGTGGACCAGTCCGATCAGATCAGATCAGATTAAAACAGTTCTGTAGCTGGAGGAGAGCATCCTCTGGCCATGTTTTAATGAACTGGGTTCTTGGAGGGGTTTGTTTCCTGAGGGGGGTGTAGGAAGGGAGCAGAAAGAGGTGGTCACATTGTCCTAGGTGGGGGAGGGTGTCATTTAGTAGGCCAGCTTGATGTTATTGTGCACATGGTCCGATGTCCTGTCCCCCCTCGTAGGACACTTAACATGTTGGAGGAATTTGGGTAGTACAGATTTCAAACATGCCTTAATAAAGTCCCCAGCAACAACATGGTTGGGCTCTTGGTGCTGTCTCTGCTGTTTGCTGACAATGCGTTGGAAGTGGTTGAGAGCTGAGGTTATGGTAGCATGAGGGGGGATGTAAACAATGTCAACTAAGGCTATCGTTAGCAGTTACAAGGGCCTGCAGTGAATGGACATGGCCTCTAAGTCCGGTGAGGAGTGACTGTCTATATGTGTGGCGCTATGGCAGCAGTCCTACAGTACATAAGCACAGAGCCCACTGCCCCTTCCCttacctctatgttgcagtccTGGCAGTGTAGGATCCGGCCTAGCTCTATGAAGCATCGGGGATTTGCAAATGGTGCCAGGATTCAGTTACAATCAGTAGAAAACATGATTGCAGCAGTTGTAGTAAATCTCTGATTATAGCTCCTCTCTTTCGTTTGCGAGGGATCTCACACTGGtgaggaagatggatggatgtgggtgtttgtgttgttgtttttgcagctAGACAAGATAGCCAGCTCTGCAACCTCGCTTTTATTTCCTCTCCCTCTGCCATCTATGCCACTTGTAGTTCCTGACAATAACCCACAGAGCGCCTGGCAGTCTCACAATCTTGGGTGGGGTACTGCAGGTCCAAGCCGAAGTAAAGTCTGGGTTCAGGCTGAGGGTAATGTCTATCACTTGCTGACAACTGAAAGCGAACAGTGTGTTGCAGAAAGATACaataaaaagcataaaaaaacccaaaaaagtgcacaggAGTGCTGTGCTGCGGGATATGTCCGTATGTGTTGCCATCTTTGAAACAATAGCCTTTAatcagtggtcatgacaatttgcacaCTAATGATCATGAAACTGACCCCATGGCCCAGTGTTAATCAGTGGTGCTTCGTTACTGTTTTTTAGGTTGGGGAAATCTGCAGTcaactgagactgaaaaagtcaGTGGATGATTGAAAATGTTACTCTCCTGAAACCTCTAGGTCCAGATGAATCAACTCGTAACAGTCATTTTTGTGACTTTTGCTCGAAATGGTTACATTTAGATTTAATGACTGTATTCAATCAGCCTCATTCAAACATTTGCATTCCCTCCACTAAGATGTCTAACTGTGACCAGAATGTTACACTACTTCAACAGATAACAGCATGACTAAGGACTGATTATACTTTCTGCCTTATTTGCCCAAGGATAATACGGATGAATATGAATTTAAATGGTCATTATTAAGTGATGTAATCATCTGTACAGCTCCTGAGTTAAGGATAAAGACAGAGCTGATATATGCACAGTCTACCTCACTCAACTTTTGATTATCACAACATTTATTAGACTGACAAGATAACTGGGACACCAAAcacaagatttttctttttttcctttttattacaACAGGTCAAGAACAAAGTTTTCAGCAATCATCACCTatggaacattttttttttttgcagtccaCCGGTTGAGCGAACTCATTTCATAATACAGGGCCCAAGCAGTATGTAGCCAAGCTCCTGTCTTAGCAAGGTCATCATTAGGCTGGAGTCAATCACTTGCAAGCTATTGGCACACCAATCAAGGCTAAGTATCTACAGATTCAAGTAAGCAGAGCACACACTCATCCCCTTTACATAAGGGGAAAGAACTACAACATggttacagaaaaaaagagacacaaCAGAAATAGCAGGTTAAAACTGTTACTTTTGTTTTAACGTGGTCATTCATCAGTTCTTCATCACTTACCAAATTCTTTGTTGTTTAATTATGAAGCTGTCACCTTTAAATAGCATAACAAAAGGGCATAACATAATATGGATCAAAGTCTGACGAGTATGTGTACTACTCTCTTTAAAAAACCGAGTACATAAGTACAGTAGAGTGCAGAGATTAACGAATATATGCCTCACACTTGCTCAGTTACCAGCTTCACTAAATGGCACCTATGAGTCAGACCTTGCTGTATTTTCTTAGAACTCTGTGACACGTTAGAAGATCTGATAAGGGTTATTtggaaaatataattaaagccACAAACCAGACACTTGCCAAATCTGTTGCTTCTATAATCAGCACAAGTGTTCAGCTGTGACATGACAATGATTGGAAACCTAACATAATAAGTTAGCCTTCGAATGTGCTAAATGTGAATTAGGAACAATGTACCTATGTATTCCTACATAGATACACTATCAAAACATACTTACAGTAAAATGACAGGGAAACATAGAAAATAGGATTACTTTAACTTAGTAGAAATGTGAGAATATAACAGCTTATAATAGTCTTATGATAGTTTTCTAAAAAATTAAGAcaactttttgtttatttttgttaatggGGGCCTCATGATTACTTAACAAATATACTGACATCTTGCTCTCTTCTAGCACTAACCTGAAACCTTTTTAAATCCAGCCTAAAAACATCTGCTGCCTTTTCTGCTAAATGTGCATATTTACTCTTATTATATTATCTTTAATTTTGTAGTATATGCTTTATAtcaaaacaaaatagaaaacagAAGTCACACATTTCAAAGGTGACATATCAATATTGCACTTCACATGGCCACAAGAGGTCCTTCTAGGCTAgcatgtattttcttttaaaacactGAGGCTGCAGTTTATCTTAGATTAATATATGGGTTTTATTACCTTGCTCAGtggtgtgcttgtgtgtggcttttggtgtttgtgtgtgtgtgtgtgtgtgtggcttttggtgtttgtgtgtgtgtgtgtgtggcttttggtgtttgtgtttgtgtgtgtgtgtgtacaaacaCATCCATTTTTTTGTAATACAGGACTACCATGTCGTTCCTCATTCACCAACCATGGACTAGAAAACTGTCGGTCATGCTTTAAAAGctgttttaaaagttaaaatgaaAATCAAGCTTAAATTATGTGAAAGACCTTCCTGTGAAGTCATTTCATTTCCAGATGTGACTGATAGGTATGTAGGTGTCAAAGCTCACACTCAGTAGAGCCCTCTGCGGCATCGAGCCAGGATTTTACATTGTAATTTATCAAAaaatttgtgtgtgcatgtgaggtGTTGATGTATTTTCATTCATCTGTTAATCAAAGCAATGGAAAATTGTTCGATTATATCTAATGTTTGCACATTATCAtacaatttattttaatttaatgtaaataCGGTTAATCCATGTGGATAACAACACAGCTTGTGTTTATGTATGCTTGACGGGTGCAGGTTTATTATGGTATTCTTGTATACCATTTGATACAGTTTCATTCATaagcatgtttttatttatatggcatggtattttttaaatggcactttccAAACTAAACATGATAAAGTCATAATACTACTGAATGAGACTATAAAGTCATTagtatgaggggccgtacaagccaaaattcattctttcactctcacacacatacattcttctttcacacacatatattttcactctcacatacatacattttcatttatgcattcctacattttgctctcatttacatgcattcagtatgcatttaatctaacaaataatatatgtatgtaagcagagaatgcatacatgtcagaagaaaatatatgtatgtgaatgaaagagtatagtggaaacggaaggagtttaatggaaacggaaggctgggtgtctgtaccgctgtgattggctgagaagcacgcgcgggtcactttcaagtgtctgacagcatggaggggggagaagaaactcgagttcttcagcaagctatcggggtgttaagaaatattttatcgtctcctgaaacggtcacatcgttgtcctcgtcacttgattgagatgggacgggctcaactttttttttacgtgcgctcagaatagtgggaCAAAAATAAGGCCACAgtaacccagaaagagtaatatttcaaactccgccactctgtgcttctctgccactgcctcgtttgagttttggacgaaatggattctgggatattggatttcgtcatttcgagccgattggagaccagaacagccaatcagatatttttgcatccaagtctgtgattggctggttttgtggcacaaaaataacgccataggtcacaaaataaacttttaagatattttcatgcgagaatggtgctgtgtaaacttcaaatatctgcttgattcatcaagacatcacatataccataagtgctctaacattttcggagatgcctgttacctatggccttatttttgtcccactgttctgagcgcacgtaaaaaaaaaagttgagcccgtcccatctcgatcaagtgacgaggacaacgatgtgaccgtttcaggagacgataaaatatttcttaacaccccgatagcttgctgaagaactcgagtttcttctcccccctccatgctgtcagacacttgaaagtgacccgcgcgtgcttctcagccaatcacagcggtacagacacccagccttccgtttccattaaactccttccgtttccactatactctttcattcacatacattattctcttgcatacatatattttcttctgacatgtatgcattctctgcttacatacatatattatttgttagattaaatgcatactgaatgcatgtaaatgagagcaaaatgtaggaatgcataaatgaaaatatatgtatgtgagagtgaaaatgtatgtatgtgagagtgaaaatgtatgtgtgtgagagtgaaaatgtatgtgtgtgaaagaagaatgtatgtgtgtgagagtgaaagaatgaattttggcttgtacggcccctcatacaTTAGAAAAATATTTACTGATGTTTTAAATCAAGCGAGAAATAGAGTTCTACACAGGTACAAGGTTGCCCTCTGCTGGTCAGTAGTTCAAAAAGACAGGTATATGACATTTCCAacctggcttcatttttaaccTGCATGGTGCAactatcttttatatacagtctatctgtttttatgtttggaatttaaccttttttttttttactaactcAGACCCTTAAACAGTCATAGCTTTTCATGAACTATGGCTTTTCTACTTGGAGTAAAGATTTTATCTCTTGAAATTACAGTGACTCTCTACCTCTACCTCTGGagttatggtaaatggtaaatggcctgtatttatatagcgctttctggttcctaaggaccccaaagcgctttacatatccagtcatccacccattcacacacacattcacacactggtgatggcaagctacattgtagccacagccaccctggggcgcactgacagaggcgagttACTCTGAACCTTTCAAATAAAcctttttaacctttttaataaacctttttaataaatattcttGATGAGATGGGACTGGCACTATGACTTTCAAAAGCATGTAAACATATAGCTCAGTGCTAAGCCAGTTTCTCACAGATCCACCTCAGAGTAGCATCACATGAGCGGTCGTTCCAGTTTTCTTCTGTATCCTTGCCAGTTCTAATATGTGCACAGTCTTCTTCACCCCACTTTGGATCACCACCACCGTTATCAGGTTGCTCAGCCTCCCAGTACCTAACAGGTTTCAGAACAAGACAATGGTGACACTGTTAATCTCTAATATTAAAAAAGTCTTTCCATGATTCACATTTTTGTACACATTCATATTTTATTCTGTACTGAGCCTAAAAATGATAACTCCAGTAACACTGATATTTGTACTGCGCAAAATAAATCTTTGGATCGCTTGTggtggtttttttgtgtgtaagcccccccacccccccacttTATGGGTTTAGCAAATCTAAATGATTTAGTCTTAATGAACAGAGACATCGCAAGTCATTACTTAACCTCAAAGTAGTATGTATGGTGTATGATACAATAAAGGTTTTAAGTCGCATAAGTGGTAGTAATATGCCCACGTGTAGTATGGTGGTTTAGTTTGgttaatgtcatttttgttCTAGTGCAGAGGTGTCGAACttcaggcctcgagggccggtgtcctgcaggttttagatgtgtccttgatccatcacagctgatttaaatggctaaattatctcctcaacatgtcttgaagctctccagaggcctggtaatgaactaatcatttgattcaggtgtgttgacccagggtgagatctaaaaccggcaggacaccagccctcgaggcctggagttcgacaagtgtatactttttaaagttattattacatttctttttGCCAGTGATTCTAAGGTTTAGTCTAGAACTGTTAAGAGGCTCCTCACTCTGCAGAGTGGCAAAAACACTGGCCTGTTAACGATGTATGATTGCTGGTATGTGTCAAAATACTGTCAAGAATTCCAGGatcaaatttttaaataaatatttataataaatataataaatattttggAATTCCTGTCAATCGCTTGTGTGTTGTGATTCATCGGCGTATGCCATGGTACATTTTTTCATTGGTATGTTTTAACTCAGAGGCAGTTCTTGGCCTGCTTGAATGGTGCGCCATTAAATTATATCAAGTCTCTCCCATAAAGGGATAGAAGATCATGCTATTTGCCTTTATCATGTAAATTACTGCCACTTTGTGGCAACAGTTAAGTATTGTCTGTGTTAACGGAGCAATGAGAATCTATCTATACTTTCTGTTGTCATGTGCATTTCAACGTCCCATTATAAAAGGCTGGACCTGGATCACTTTAGAGCCCAGCAGAATTTTGTGGTTATTTGCAAACGCACACCATGGATAAATCCATGTTCTTTGATGCGAGACTGATGGAAGACCAGAGTAGAAGCCAAGCAGAACTGTGATGTTTATGATCTGTAGGTGATTATGCACATGCACAGATTAGTGTagcaaataaaaactaaatgagCAAACTGTAAAAGCAACCAACTCAGAACCATATCTTTGGCGGGCAGCTGATGTACAGCGGTAGTTTCAAAGTGTAAAGTTAATACTTAGAATACATGCGCGATAAAATGTGGGTGGGGCTTAAAAATcttattataatatttttttacatcAGTAAATTTCtacacaaattatttttaaaatttgatttcTTTCTCATTTAATACGtgtaaaaaattatatttaagaaaggggaaaaaaaggaataaaataaagaagGGCCTGTAACCTTAGAGTGAGAGAAGATCCATCAACCCATGTCCAGGTTCCCTCATTGCTCCCATCCATCAAACCAATCCAGCTCCATGTTTCTGACTTTGTTAACTTGGAgagaaatgtctgtttttaatgataaaaaagatacaaatgatattttaaaaattgaatCATTATTATAAAATcattaaacagaaaatgaagCTATTATACATTAAATTATATTAGGGGTATTGTACCCCATTTTGACCTTGAGACTTAGACCACCATAGACCCCCGCCTTCAGTCTTATGCTCAGGGCTTGTTCATGTGCTACCATGATTAGAGCCTCCGTGCTGTCTTTCTGGTAGGATTTTTTGATATCAGCCACTTCTTCTATCTGCCCGTAGTACAtactgtccttccatgatgttCTTGCTCATCTTTTTTTCTCAGGTTTCTAATCCCTGAGGTATTCGCCAAGCACAAATTAAttgtggccatcttcctgatatacccatttttgttgtttcattCTGGATGATGGTTCTGACAATCACTAGTCCTTATCCTCCTTCCTTCAGCTTCACATAAAATGTCAGGGTGCAGGAcgtggggtgaaaccctccatacATGGTAaagagctttcttgtcttgatgtcagggACTTCTGTCTTCTCCTTTGGCGAGCTGGTTATCCCAGTAAAGTATATGATGACTGGCAGGTTGTACGTGGTGATTCAGCAGATCTTGTTCTTGCCATTCAATTGACACCTTAGGACTTGACACTCTGCTGGTATTTGGTTGTGGcttttctagcggcctcttcatggttgcCATTTGTATAATTCCAAGGTACTTCTAGCTGTCCTCAGTGTCTGCGATGTAGCCTTCTGGCAGTGCAGTCTCTTCAGTTCTGACTaacttccttctctctctccaaAATCCTACTATTTGGCATCAACTCACCCCACCATGATGGAAGAAGATACATGCTGAGTATGACTcaataaacactaaaaacacCAGAAACTTtccagttaaaaacaaacaaacaaacccacacACAGCTTTCCATTCAGCTAAAACAACTTTAAGAATGTCATTCTTAAAGATCATTGGACGCAATTCGATCTGTAGTTACTGCGTTTATTTACTTACACATTATTATGATTATGGTCATATCATTAACTAAGCAGTCTAGTCAACTGTTAGGGAAGTACCTGCTCCTTGTTGCAGTCAATGACAACTAGATctgctcctttgtctttgcagtCCTGTCTGGCTCTCGTCCATGAACCAGAGTCATTGGAGAGGAAATAACAAGAACTACTAAATATCCTCCATCCTGCTGGACAagtcttctctctctgtctggttAAAATGAGTTCTTTCTTTAGCTCAGTGATGCTTGAATTCAGCAGGTCTCTCTCTCTGGTCATGAATGACATCGCATTAATAGAGGCCTGGAGATGCTCGGTCAGGTTGTTTTTGAGAAAAGAGAAATGTGCAGCTTCACTGTGATctggaaataaaaacatttaaaaaatgacatatttatgtttattatgttAAGGACAAAACTAACAACAGAGTTGGTCAATACTGACAGGCTTTGTTACAACATATGTTACCTATGGCATTATTATTGTGCCTCTATTCTATGAgtgcaggttaaaaaaaaaattaaaaaaattgcgagtgcaaatgttgcattttgaggagaaaagtATTTTGAGTGAAGAAAAGTTTAATTGGAgcaaacaaaattcattgctgcgtgcaagaaatgtatttcagtgtttgctattatgcatatacacacacaataacagccCCTCTTGCTCAGTTGCTGGCTGTTCTCAGTGTGACGCTCGTGCTCACAACATCTCTGCTCCATGCACGCTCAACTCTCTGTACACCATTATAggtgtgccacaaaaccaaccaatcacagacttggatgcgaaaattctgattggctgttgggGTCTCCAATCAGCTTGCTAGCTACTGCATTCCAGGAAACACGTCCAGAATGTAGCCAAATCCATTTTCGGTTAGTatgtttaattatttcattttaaaatatataattttttaaggCCACTGTTGGTTTTAATCTAGTTTAAGCTACacttttcttcgctcaaaaataattttctccacaaaatgcaacatttgcgcttgcaaatttttttttacgtgcaGTTGGAATAgatgcacaaaaataacgccatagttGCCACCTAAGAAAGAAGATGTCAGTTAATATTGGAATAATGGGGTGCCTGCAGCTTGGTCCTTTCAGCGACTGAAATTATTTGATGTGTACATGTGTTCATGTGTACATTACATGTACACTGTTTAGAAATACATTTGGCCAAACAATGTTTAATGCAGTGGCACTTTGGAGTCACTGGAATCCATTGTCTTCCGtatctgtaaataaaaacagctatTCTAATAGTGCCTATAATTTGTTACTTTCTCTCATACAATGACAATGAAGCTAGTGGAGAAGAACAATAAATAtctgttgttatttttatttgtttggtaTTCATGAACAGtcattttttcttattattttctaATTATATACAGTGATGTAATGAAGttataaataattatatgaTAAATTAACACATGACTGTGTTCTCATAGATGAGTGAACTAAACGAGCACTGAAGGCTTGGCATAAACTGCCCGTATGAATACGGAATACAGAAtataaaattgattaaaaactgAATAAAGCTAAATGTGAACAAAACTCACAGTGAAGACCAAGGCCAATGAGCCCAACCAACAGGGAAACACTCAGCAGCCCCAAAGTAAGAATAACAGCTTTGTGAAACTTCCCATCAGAGCTCTTTGGAcctgacaagaaaaaaaagtcagagatGTCTTTCACATAATGCAACATATGCAACATATACTCAGTTACTGCGGTACAGTAAGTCTGGACTGGTTCTCCTTCTTAAGGCTCTGAGTTAGAATTACTAGAAACTAATTAAAGGAGACATCCTAACTGCCTACACCTAGATAATGATACCACTGTCTCTGATAACATACTCTGATTAAGCAACTCTGTTAGTCAAGTACAGTCAGTCACTCCCCTTGTTTCCCTAAAGTAGCAGGCCAAGAAATAAACACCCTAAGTGACGGTCAGCTTGTGGGCTAGAGCAACCTCTTAGAAGCAATAAAAGCTGTAATAGCCATACACATATTTTAACCTTCACCGTTTAACAACACAATTCAGACTAAATGCAGGTAAGATATTTATTTAAGTCACAAAAGCCAATTTCTATAAATCACTTTATAAATCACCAAGACTAATCATAATAGATGAAATGGGATAACTGCCACTAAATACCGCTATGGTCTCATAGTTCCTCCAAAGTCCATAATTCAACATCGCAAAAAATTAGCAGCAAAGAAAAGACTTGTGGCTCCAATTTTTAGATCACAGTTGTTTGGCCATAATTAACCGTCTGGAACACTCTGAAATATTATATTGCTGAGACCGCTCCAGAGACTCCAGTTTCACAATacttacaatttttttttaactatgtaCATGGTTACCCCGCTTAGTTCCTATTCATCACATTACTAGAAGTCCTAAATGGATGAAGAGCTTTTCTTGACTGACTTGCCATGTTGAACATTGACATAGATTTCCTCCATCTCTCCTGAGATAGTCAGCTTTCTTTTAGAGAGTCAGCTCTGCAGTACACGTTACTTGAAGCATAAATGAGGAAGTTTTTAGCTTAGTTCCTTCTTGTCTTTTACAGAAGTTTTATCAGAAGTCATACTGTATGTGTTGAACCCAGAAGTGTCACTTCTAATAACACTTCTATAACTCAGTTTAAGTTTGAAGGCTGAAGTCTCCTGGAATAGTCTGAATGACTAATGTTACATGAAAAGACAGATATACAACAAAATTCAAAACTCAGCAGAAGGTCTAGATCTTGTCCCTTGAAGCTGCTCATTACCCACTGTGTGGATCATAAAGGTATAATGAAAGTGAGCAGTCAATCTGCATATACATTAATCTCATAAAGATGCACTGAAATCACCAATCAATCACATTCCACTTGGCCTTGTGTCCAATgaacttcaattcaattcaaaatgtatttttatagcatatttaaaagcaacagagttgaccaaagtgcttcacaatcaGTTAAgaacaagagaaaacaatagAGAAACAAATGCAGATGAATGAGAAACAAATACAGATAAATGAGAAGACAAtgtattaacattaaaaaac
This DNA window, taken from Oreochromis niloticus isolate F11D_XX linkage group LG16, O_niloticus_UMD_NMBU, whole genome shotgun sequence, encodes the following:
- the LOC102078188 gene encoding CD209 antigen-like protein A, with amino-acid sequence MSFMTRERDLLNSSITELKKELILTRQREKTCPAGWRIFSSSCYFLSNDSGSWTRARQDCKDKGADLVVIDCNKEQTFLSKLTKSETWSWIGLMDGSNEGTWTWVDGSSLTLRYWEAEQPDNGGGDPKWGEEDCAHIRTGKDTEENWNDRSCDATLRWICEKLA